From Myxococcales bacterium, the proteins below share one genomic window:
- a CDS encoding phenylalanine 4-monooxygenase, whose amino-acid sequence MPTLVELDRDHPGFRDPDYRARRNAIAALALAYRSGEPLPAIAYEPHETYVWSTALAHLSPLHTRRACPEYLEGVPKLGLREGHVPSFDEVNTRLGAHTGFRLEPVAGLVTPRAFMERLADGVFLATQYMRHASAPLYTPEPDVVHEIVGHGPLLADPRFARLNRLFGEATRRTGDDGIDALIRLYWYVLEFGVYRAEDGLRVVGAGLLSSFGELGRFEEKAELRDFDVERVAATSFDPTDYQGVLFVASSKERLLADVETYVSASRA is encoded by the coding sequence GTGCCTACCCTCGTCGAGCTCGACCGCGATCACCCTGGCTTCCGCGACCCGGACTACCGCGCGCGCCGCAACGCTATCGCGGCGTTGGCCCTCGCCTACCGCTCTGGCGAGCCGCTGCCCGCGATCGCGTACGAGCCCCACGAGACGTACGTCTGGTCGACGGCGCTCGCGCACCTCTCGCCGCTCCACACGCGGCGCGCATGCCCCGAGTACCTCGAAGGGGTGCCCAAGCTCGGCCTCCGCGAGGGGCACGTCCCTTCGTTCGACGAGGTCAACACGCGCCTCGGGGCGCACACGGGCTTCCGCCTCGAGCCTGTCGCGGGGCTCGTCACCCCGCGCGCCTTCATGGAGCGCCTCGCCGACGGCGTCTTCCTCGCCACGCAGTACATGCGTCACGCCTCGGCGCCGCTCTACACCCCCGAGCCGGACGTCGTGCACGAGATCGTGGGCCACGGTCCGCTCCTCGCCGACCCTCGGTTCGCACGCCTGAACCGCCTCTTCGGAGAGGCGACGCGCCGCACGGGCGACGACGGGATAGACGCGCTCATTCGCCTCTACTGGTACGTCCTCGAGTTCGGTGTCTACCGGGCCGAAGATGGCCTCCGGGTGGTCGGGGCCGGCCTCTTGTCGTCGTTCGGCGAGCTCGGGCGCTTCGAGGAGAAGGCCGAGCTCCGCGACTTCGACGTGGAGCGGGTCGCCGCGACCTCGTTCGATCCGACCGACTACCAAGGCGTCTTGTTCGTCGCGAGCTCGAAGGAGCGCCTCCTCGCGGACGTCGAGACCTACGTCTCCGCGTCGCGCGCCTGA
- a CDS encoding DEAD/DEAH box helicase, translated as MALVRPKRTVGVPKKPAARPAGPSPTGTARRVPEAKARVFALDVPFAMRGVASACGATWDRDHGVFVYRGEPLPAGLAPFAPLAYSWEAAVQRVLDRDAGLDVPRARRGGEGSLVPRPHQAEAIRLVVASAQAGRPGFLLADDVGLGKTISAWASVQKVLGDRPAARVLVVSPLAVLAHWRRTIEAMGDGGSDVVVMNYERLGKLFEVAPEVRKTIKSKKGLARKGEAPAFDVIVWDESHKCKNPSSARSKLAAKLTEAAGFCLWLSATAGQNPLELSYLAKLLAAVLGKKAKDLKDFEAFCQSEGLGLSRGAYGKWEWRGGPSDVAKVRAMLFEPHSKGSPPAGLRRRPEDVAGWPAIQRILAPIELDPEARVLYMEAWTAFRKELSLAPQGRDPKSGLAAVLRFRQKGSLVRVPGTAELVRELLESGHKVAVSVAFVETLERLREELSEVRVAVIHGAMSAGEREAERLAFQREERDVVLFTVEEGISLHQGEHGGSPRSSVVHDLRWSAIQMAQIEGRCHRDGKFAQVYWAYADGTIEERIAKVVVRRLLSMKEMIGDDTETVKEIEALLVGPGEGEE; from the coding sequence ATGGCCCTCGTCCGACCGAAGCGCACCGTGGGTGTCCCGAAGAAGCCTGCGGCTCGACCCGCGGGGCCGAGCCCGACGGGGACCGCGCGGAGGGTGCCCGAGGCCAAGGCGCGCGTCTTCGCGCTCGACGTCCCTTTCGCCATGCGAGGCGTCGCGAGCGCGTGCGGGGCCACGTGGGATCGCGACCACGGCGTGTTCGTCTACCGCGGCGAGCCGCTGCCGGCGGGGCTCGCGCCCTTCGCCCCGCTCGCGTACTCGTGGGAGGCCGCGGTGCAGCGCGTGCTCGACCGCGACGCGGGCCTCGACGTGCCCCGCGCCCGCCGCGGCGGGGAGGGGAGCCTCGTCCCGCGCCCGCATCAGGCGGAGGCCATCCGGCTCGTCGTCGCCTCGGCGCAGGCCGGGCGCCCCGGATTTCTCTTGGCCGACGACGTCGGGCTCGGCAAGACCATCTCGGCGTGGGCCTCGGTGCAGAAGGTGCTCGGCGACAGGCCCGCGGCGCGCGTCCTCGTCGTTTCGCCGCTCGCGGTCCTCGCGCATTGGCGCCGCACGATCGAGGCCATGGGCGACGGCGGGAGCGACGTGGTCGTCATGAACTACGAGCGCCTGGGGAAGCTCTTCGAGGTCGCGCCCGAGGTCCGCAAAACCATCAAGAGCAAGAAGGGCCTCGCGCGGAAGGGAGAGGCCCCCGCGTTCGACGTGATCGTGTGGGACGAGAGCCACAAGTGCAAAAACCCCTCGTCGGCGCGCTCCAAGCTCGCGGCCAAGCTCACCGAAGCGGCGGGCTTCTGCCTGTGGCTCTCGGCGACCGCGGGCCAGAACCCGCTCGAGCTCTCGTACCTCGCGAAGCTGCTCGCCGCCGTGCTCGGCAAAAAAGCCAAAGACCTGAAAGATTTCGAGGCCTTCTGTCAGTCCGAGGGGCTCGGGCTCTCGCGCGGCGCGTACGGAAAGTGGGAGTGGCGCGGCGGGCCCTCCGACGTGGCGAAGGTGCGCGCCATGCTCTTCGAGCCTCACTCCAAGGGGTCGCCGCCGGCCGGCCTTCGACGTCGCCCCGAGGACGTCGCCGGGTGGCCCGCGATCCAGCGCATCCTGGCCCCGATCGAGCTCGACCCCGAAGCGCGTGTACTCTACATGGAAGCGTGGACGGCCTTCCGAAAGGAGCTCTCGCTCGCGCCGCAGGGACGTGACCCGAAGTCGGGGCTCGCGGCGGTCCTCCGCTTTCGGCAGAAGGGCTCTCTCGTCCGCGTCCCGGGCACCGCCGAGCTCGTGCGCGAGCTGCTCGAGAGCGGCCACAAGGTCGCCGTGTCCGTCGCGTTCGTCGAGACGCTCGAGCGCCTCCGCGAGGAGCTCTCGGAGGTTCGGGTCGCCGTGATCCACGGCGCGATGAGCGCGGGCGAGCGCGAGGCCGAGCGCCTCGCCTTCCAGCGTGAAGAGCGTGACGTCGTGCTCTTCACGGTCGAAGAGGGGATCTCGCTCCATCAAGGCGAGCACGGCGGGAGCCCGCGCAGCTCGGTCGTGCACGATCTCCGCTGGTCGGCCATCCAGATGGCGCAGATCGAAGGGCGATGCCACCGCGACGGCAAGTTCGCGCAGGTCTACTGGGCGTACGCCGACGGGACGATCGAGGAGCGCATCGCGAAGGTGGTCGTGCGTCGGCTCCTCTCGATGAAGGAGATGATCGGCGACGACACCGAGACCGTGAAGGAGATCGAGGCGCTGCTCGTCGGCCCGGGGGAGGGCGAGGAGTAA
- the ybaK gene encoding Cys-tRNA(Pro) deacylase, producing MPEKTNAARILDRLKVPYELRGYTVDLDDLSAETVAKKVGLPEAQVLKTLLVRGERLGPHFAVVPAGTSLDLKACAKAIGDKKVAPVPLKEVEPLTGYVRGGVTVLGAKKAFPVVVDASALAHEVVSVSAGVRGTQIFVSPKAYVAATKAKVAPIATRDEAAPEG from the coding sequence GTGCCCGAGAAGACCAACGCCGCCCGCATCCTCGATCGCCTCAAGGTCCCGTACGAGCTCCGCGGATACACGGTGGACCTCGACGATCTTTCGGCCGAGACGGTCGCGAAGAAGGTCGGCCTCCCGGAGGCCCAAGTGCTGAAGACCTTGCTCGTCCGCGGCGAGCGCCTCGGCCCGCATTTCGCCGTCGTGCCGGCGGGAACGTCGCTCGACCTCAAGGCATGCGCGAAGGCCATCGGCGACAAGAAGGTCGCTCCGGTGCCGTTGAAGGAGGTCGAGCCGCTCACGGGGTACGTGCGCGGGGGCGTCACGGTGCTCGGCGCGAAGAAGGCCTTCCCCGTCGTCGTCGACGCGTCGGCGCTCGCGCACGAGGTCGTGAGCGTGTCGGCGGGTGTGCGAGGGACGCAGATCTTCGTGAGCCCGAAGGCCTACGTCGCGGCCACCAAGGCCAAGGTGGCGCCGATCGCGACGCGCGACGAAGCGGCGCCGGAGGGGTGA
- a CDS encoding valine--tRNA ligase, producing MSDESATPDLTKGYEPREVEARWFKFWNESGVFHASDDPADARPVYCVPMPPPNVTGSLHMGHALMTTLEDVLVRKKRMDGYNVLYQPGIDHAGIATQTVVERQIAREGKTRFDLGREEFEKRIWAWKAESGGRIAEQQRVLGASADWKRSKFTMDPDQNVAVREAFVRLYEEGLIYRATRLINWDPVLQTSLSDLEVDHEENNGELFEFAYKVDGEDAEIVVATTRPETMLGDTAVAVHPDDPRYTHLHGKKLVHPFVDRKVPIVTDSILVDMKFGTGAVKVTPAHDFNDFATGKRHGLEEINILHLDGTMNEAAGPFAGLPRERARTAVKKALEEKGLTRGAKQHRLTIPKSQRSGTTVEPMLSTQWFVKMEGMAEKALAAVRSGETKIVPEEWQKTYDHFLENIQDWCISRQLWWGHQIPAWHGPNGEIRVAREKPAECGEGWTQDPDVLDTWFSSALWPFATLGWPENTNLLKKFYPASDLETGYDILFFWVARMMMFGIHFMGQPPFKRVLLHGLIVDETGDKMSKVKGNVIDPLDLVNGATFDEVMAKTLPGAPKDEALTKFKKAYPSSATMESGFPAYGADALRFTLTTFPPSNKRIALAPKRIEGYRHFVNKVWNATRLSLELLGEGFSADTKVDEEPSFFDRWILSKLARAAEIAHAGIDAFRIDEATNELYRFFWYDFCDWYLEIVKPGLRAAGPGEKLATKRTLLTVLEASLRLLHPMMPYVTEELWQRLPITRATKSIALAAYPRAGKDAHVDGAIEKQMDVLQAVIVAARTIRSEHEVHPAAEVKLGLRTPSAELRALFTERLDAIRVLVKTDKSAPPAIEPPGGSRPKGTMVSIVPHELGTVEVLVDLSGHVTQAKEKERILREQKRIEKDLAAIAKKLGSKGFADRAPKEVVEEAHAQKKALEDARERLSEARALAEELD from the coding sequence ATGAGCGACGAGAGCGCCACGCCGGACCTGACGAAGGGCTACGAACCCCGCGAGGTGGAAGCCCGCTGGTTCAAATTCTGGAATGAATCCGGGGTCTTCCACGCCTCGGACGACCCGGCCGACGCGCGCCCCGTGTACTGCGTCCCGATGCCCCCGCCCAACGTGACGGGCTCGCTCCACATGGGGCACGCGCTCATGACGACCCTCGAGGACGTGCTCGTGCGCAAGAAGCGCATGGACGGCTACAACGTGCTCTACCAGCCCGGCATCGACCACGCCGGCATCGCCACGCAGACCGTGGTCGAGCGCCAGATCGCGCGCGAGGGCAAGACGCGCTTCGACCTCGGCCGCGAAGAGTTCGAAAAGCGCATTTGGGCGTGGAAGGCCGAGAGCGGCGGGCGCATCGCGGAGCAGCAGCGTGTGCTCGGGGCCTCGGCCGACTGGAAGCGCTCCAAGTTCACGATGGACCCCGACCAGAACGTGGCGGTGCGCGAGGCCTTCGTGCGCCTCTACGAAGAGGGGCTCATCTACCGCGCGACGCGCCTCATCAACTGGGACCCGGTCCTCCAGACGTCGCTCTCGGATCTCGAGGTCGACCACGAGGAGAACAACGGTGAGCTCTTCGAGTTCGCCTACAAAGTCGACGGAGAAGACGCCGAGATCGTCGTAGCGACGACGCGCCCCGAGACGATGCTCGGCGACACCGCGGTGGCCGTGCACCCCGACGATCCGCGCTACACGCACCTCCACGGCAAGAAGCTCGTGCACCCGTTCGTGGACCGCAAGGTCCCCATCGTGACCGACTCGATCCTGGTCGACATGAAGTTCGGCACGGGCGCGGTGAAGGTCACGCCCGCGCACGACTTCAACGACTTCGCCACGGGCAAGCGCCACGGGCTCGAGGAGATCAACATCCTCCACCTCGACGGCACGATGAACGAGGCCGCGGGCCCGTTCGCCGGCCTCCCGCGGGAGCGCGCGCGCACCGCCGTGAAGAAGGCCCTCGAAGAGAAGGGGCTCACGCGCGGCGCCAAACAACACAGGCTCACGATCCCGAAGAGCCAGCGCTCCGGCACGACGGTGGAGCCCATGCTCTCCACGCAGTGGTTCGTGAAGATGGAGGGCATGGCCGAGAAGGCGCTCGCCGCCGTGCGCTCGGGCGAGACCAAGATCGTGCCCGAGGAGTGGCAGAAGACCTACGACCACTTCCTCGAGAACATCCAGGACTGGTGCATCTCGCGTCAGCTCTGGTGGGGCCATCAGATCCCCGCCTGGCACGGGCCGAACGGCGAGATCCGCGTCGCGCGCGAGAAGCCCGCCGAGTGCGGCGAAGGGTGGACCCAAGATCCCGACGTGCTCGACACCTGGTTCTCGAGCGCGCTCTGGCCCTTCGCCACGCTTGGCTGGCCCGAAAACACCAATCTTCTCAAGAAGTTCTACCCTGCGAGTGATCTCGAGACGGGCTACGACATCCTCTTCTTCTGGGTGGCCCGCATGATGATGTTCGGGATCCACTTCATGGGGCAGCCGCCCTTCAAGCGCGTGCTCCTCCACGGGCTCATCGTCGACGAGACCGGCGACAAGATGAGCAAGGTGAAGGGCAACGTCATCGACCCGCTCGACCTCGTGAACGGCGCCACGTTCGACGAGGTCATGGCGAAGACGCTCCCCGGCGCGCCGAAGGACGAGGCCCTCACGAAGTTCAAGAAGGCGTACCCGTCGTCGGCCACGATGGAGTCGGGCTTCCCCGCGTACGGCGCCGACGCCCTCCGCTTCACGCTCACGACGTTCCCCCCGAGCAACAAGCGCATCGCCCTCGCGCCGAAGCGCATCGAGGGCTACCGCCACTTCGTCAACAAGGTCTGGAACGCGACGCGCCTCTCGCTGGAGCTCTTGGGCGAGGGGTTCTCGGCCGACACGAAGGTCGACGAGGAGCCGTCGTTCTTCGATCGCTGGATCCTCTCGAAGCTCGCGCGCGCCGCCGAGATCGCGCACGCCGGCATCGACGCCTTCCGCATCGACGAGGCGACGAACGAGCTCTACCGCTTCTTCTGGTACGACTTCTGCGACTGGTACCTCGAGATCGTGAAGCCGGGCCTCCGCGCCGCGGGCCCCGGCGAGAAGCTCGCGACGAAGCGCACGCTGCTCACGGTGCTCGAGGCATCGCTGCGCCTCCTCCACCCGATGATGCCGTACGTGACCGAGGAGCTCTGGCAGCGCCTGCCGATCACGCGCGCGACGAAATCGATCGCGCTCGCGGCGTACCCGCGCGCCGGGAAAGACGCCCACGTCGACGGGGCGATCGAGAAGCAAATGGACGTGCTCCAGGCCGTCATCGTCGCGGCGCGCACGATCCGCAGCGAGCACGAGGTTCACCCGGCCGCCGAGGTGAAGCTCGGGCTCCGCACGCCCTCGGCCGAGCTCCGCGCGCTCTTCACCGAGCGCCTCGACGCGATCCGCGTGCTCGTGAAGACCGACAAGTCCGCGCCCCCCGCGATCGAGCCCCCGGGAGGCTCGCGCCCCAAGGGCACCATGGTGAGCATCGTCCCCCACGAGCTCGGCACCGTCGAGGTCCTGGTCGATCTCTCCGGCCACGTGACCCAGGCGAAGGAGAAGGAGCGCATCCTCCGCGAGCAGAAGCGCATCGAGAAGGACCTCGCCGCCATCGCCAAGAAGCTCGGCTCCAAGGGCTTCGCCGACCGCGCGCCCAAAGAGGTGGTCGAAGAGGCCCACGCCCAGAAGAAGGCCCTCGAGGACGCCCGCGAGCGCCTTTCGGAGGCCCGCGCCCTGGCCGAAGAGCTCGACTGA
- a CDS encoding RluA family pseudouridine synthase, translating to MTTAQPTRTVPEELSGTPLDGAVKALFELTWGKARKAVETGKISVDGAVETDGLRRVRKGAVLTMNERAPKPRPAEIPEGTLVHVDAHVVVVDKPAGMSTVPYDDTETGTLDEKVRAYLSRVSRGSGNVRPSLGVVHRIDKETSGLVVFTRTWLAKEALSSQFRAHTTTRRYFAIVHGEAHTKTIVSHLVADRGDGVRGSVERRKGGARGGKPGSEGQRSVTHVEVVERLEGATLVACRLETGRTHQIRVHLSEDGHPLVGEKVYIRGYRGEEIPAERAMLHAALLGFVHPKDEVPVVFTRPWPIDFERTLRRLGGKSRFEDVIDA from the coding sequence GTGACCACCGCACAGCCTACGCGCACCGTCCCCGAAGAGCTGTCGGGCACCCCGCTCGACGGCGCCGTGAAGGCGCTCTTCGAGCTCACGTGGGGAAAGGCCCGAAAAGCGGTCGAGACCGGCAAGATCTCGGTCGACGGGGCCGTCGAGACCGATGGTCTCCGGCGCGTCCGAAAGGGCGCCGTGCTCACGATGAACGAGCGCGCGCCCAAGCCGAGGCCCGCGGAGATCCCGGAGGGCACCCTCGTGCACGTCGACGCCCACGTCGTCGTGGTCGACAAACCCGCGGGCATGAGCACCGTCCCGTACGACGACACCGAGACCGGCACGCTCGACGAGAAGGTCCGCGCGTACCTCTCGCGCGTCTCGCGTGGCTCCGGCAACGTGCGCCCCTCGCTCGGCGTCGTGCACAGGATCGACAAGGAGACGAGCGGCCTCGTCGTCTTCACGCGCACGTGGCTCGCCAAAGAGGCGCTCTCGTCGCAGTTCCGAGCGCACACGACCACCCGCAGGTACTTCGCGATCGTGCACGGCGAGGCCCACACGAAGACGATCGTGAGCCACCTCGTCGCCGACCGCGGTGACGGCGTGCGCGGGAGCGTCGAGCGGCGAAAGGGCGGCGCGCGCGGGGGCAAGCCCGGGAGCGAAGGGCAGCGCAGCGTGACGCACGTCGAGGTCGTCGAGCGGCTCGAAGGCGCGACCCTCGTGGCGTGCCGGCTCGAGACGGGCCGCACCCACCAGATCCGCGTGCACCTCTCGGAGGACGGGCACCCGCTCGTGGGGGAGAAGGTCTACATCCGCGGCTACCGAGGCGAAGAGATCCCCGCGGAGCGGGCCATGCTGCACGCCGCGCTGCTCGGCTTCGTGCACCCGAAGGACGAGGTCCCCGTGGTCTTCACGAGGCCCTGGCCCATCGACTTCGAGCGCACACTCCGCCGCCTCGGGGGGAAGAGCCGCTTCGAGGACGTGATCGACGCGTGA
- a CDS encoding response regulator, with translation MPKTLLAVDDSATMRKVLEITFTGEDFKVLLAESGQAAAKVGESPSAIVVDTVLGNEDGYEVARELRKKNPRAAIVLLASRYNPYDQNRGRDAGADDFADKPFDTQQLIEKVKKAIATRESAPQAAAPAPAPAPAPAAPAPAAAAPAARPVMPQIPTTAPGVSKATQPSLGGEVRKNATLIFGDQVPNAPGSSAAPVPRAAAPAPAPAPAKVEAPAPAPAPAKVEAPAPAPAKVEAAAPAPAPQAAVAAAVSDKLAPKLDGLGLTPAQADAVLALSRDVIERVVWEVVPQLAETLIKEEIARLTK, from the coding sequence GTGCCCAAGACTCTGCTTGCCGTCGACGACAGCGCCACCATGCGCAAGGTGCTCGAGATCACGTTCACCGGGGAAGACTTCAAGGTCCTCCTCGCGGAGAGCGGCCAGGCCGCGGCGAAGGTCGGAGAGAGCCCGAGCGCCATCGTGGTCGACACGGTGCTCGGGAACGAGGACGGCTACGAGGTCGCCCGCGAGCTTCGGAAGAAGAACCCGCGCGCCGCCATCGTGCTGCTCGCGAGCCGCTACAATCCCTACGATCAGAACCGCGGGCGTGACGCCGGCGCCGACGACTTCGCCGACAAGCCGTTCGACACGCAGCAGCTCATCGAGAAGGTGAAGAAGGCGATCGCCACGCGCGAGTCGGCTCCTCAGGCCGCTGCGCCCGCGCCCGCCCCCGCTCCGGCCCCCGCCGCGCCCGCGCCCGCCGCCGCTGCGCCCGCCGCGCGGCCCGTCATGCCGCAGATTCCCACGACCGCCCCCGGTGTCAGCAAGGCCACGCAACCGTCGCTCGGCGGCGAGGTGCGCAAGAACGCGACGCTCATCTTCGGCGACCAAGTCCCGAACGCGCCCGGCTCCTCGGCGGCTCCCGTCCCCCGCGCGGCCGCTCCGGCCCCCGCTCCGGCCCCCGCCAAGGTCGAGGCCCCCGCACCCGCCCCCGCTCCAGCCAAGGTCGAAGCCCCGGCCCCCGCTCCGGCCAAGGTCGAGGCCGCCGCACCGGCGCCCGCGCCTCAGGCGGCGGTCGCAGCCGCCGTTTCGGACAAGCTCGCTCCCAAGCTCGACGGCCTCGGGCTCACCCCGGCGCAGGCCGACGCGGTGCTCGCGCTCTCGCGCGACGTGATCGAGCGCGTGGTGTGGGAGGTCGTTCCGCAGCTCGCCGAGACGCTGATCAAAGAAGAAATCGCCCGCCTCACGAAATGA